Genomic segment of Mycolicibacterium sarraceniae:
CGGTCAAGGGCTTCTTCCGCGCCCTCGACTTCACCCTGCCGTGGGATGTCGACGGGGTGAGCGACGCCATGCCCGTCGACATCGACGCTCTCGAGGAGTGGTCCGTCGGTGACCGGATGCTCGGTGACACCCTGCGCGGCATGACTCCAGACGAAGCGCGGCAGGCGGAATGGCGTCGCGGCACACTGCCGCCGGGCAATCTCGGCTGGCGCAAAGCCACCAAGGTGCGAGACCAGGTGGCCTTGCTGGCGGCGGAGGCGCTGCGGTGCCGCACAGGCGCATCACACGCAATCGATGTGGACATCGACGTGGGTTCCGGTCGGCGGCTGACCGGCACTGTCACACCGGCCTTCGGTGACCGGCTGGTCTCGGTGACGTACTCGAAGCTGGACGGCAGGCACCTGCTGGAATCGTGGATTCCGTTGTTGGCGTTATTCGCTCATGCGCCACGACGGGACTGGTCGGCAGTGTGCATCGGCACACCGAGGCGGGGAACCACACCCCGGCGGGAGAGTCTCGGCCGGCCAGATCTGGCCGCGGTCAAGTTGCTGCAAGACCTTGTCGCGATCTACGATGCCGGTCGCAGGGAGCCGATTCCCCTGCCCCCCAAGACTTCCTATGCCTGGGCCGCGGCCAGGCACTACGGCGATGACCCCGATCGGGCGGCCGGTCACCGATGGCGGTCCGGGCGTTATCCCGGCGAGGACCAGCAGCCGGCGAGCCTGCGGGTATGGGGGCGCAACGCCCCGTTGTCGGCGCTGATGGAACCGGTGCGCCCCGGTGAGGAGTACGACGGCGAGAACAACCGGCTCGGGGCATACTCTGCTCGGCTCTGGCTGCCGATGCTGCGTGCCGAGGGAAGCAACGGCTGATGATACCTTTCGATTTACTCGGTCCGCTCCCGTCGCCCCGAACCACCACGGTGCTGGAGGCCAGCGCGGGCACAGGCAAGACCTTTGCCCTGGCCGGGTTGGTGACCCGGTATGTCGCAGAGGGTGCGGCGACGCTCGACCAGATGCTGCTCATCACCTTCAGCCGGGCGGCGAGTCAGGAGCTTCGCGAACGGGTGCGAGGCCAAATACTGCACACTGTCCGGGCATTCGACGATCCCCCGCTGGTCGGCGACAACCAGGTGGTGGCGCACCTGACCGCGGGTACGGACGAACAGCGCACACTGCGCCGGACCCGATTACGCGATGCACTCGCCGGTTTCGACGCCGCCACGATCGCCACCACCCATCAGTTCTGTCAGCTGGTGCTGAGATCGCTCGGGGTGGCGGGTGACACCGACGCCGGGGCCACCCTGGTCGAGAGCCTCGATGACCTTGTCGGCGAGATCGTCGACGACCTCTACCTCGCCCATTTCGGCCGAGAGCGTGCGGACCCCTTGCTGAGCTACGCCGACGCGCTGCGGCTGGCGCGCGAGGTGGTGAAGAACCCGTCGACGCAACTGCGACCGGTTGACCCCGGCCCTGACTCCCGCGCCGCCGTCAGTCTGCACTTCGCGAAATCTGTTCTGGGCGAACTGGAGATACGCAAGCGACGGCTCGGCGTCCTGGGTTACGACGATCTGCTCAGCCGGCTCGCCGACGCGCTGGACAGCCCCGATTCGCCGGCCCGGGCCCGGATGCATCAGCGCTGGCCCATCGTGATGGTCGATGAGTTCCAGGACACCGATCCCGTGCAGTGGAAGGTCATCGACCGGGCGTTCAGCGGATGCTCCACGTTGATTCTCATCGGTGATCCGAAGCAGGCGATCTACGCGTTCCGCGGCGGTGACATCGTCACGTACCTGCAAGCAGCCGAGACCGCGGGTGACAAGAAGACTCTCGTCACGAACTGGCGCAGCGACGCCGCACTCGTCGATCGTCTCCAGGTGGTTCTGGGCGGTGCCGAGCTGGGTGACCATCGCATCGTCGTGCACCGTGTCGAGGCACATCACCGCGGTAGTCGACTCGCCGGCGCCTCGCGCACCGATCCGCTCCGGCTGCGGGTGGTACGCCGGGAGACGTTCGGCCGCAGGGGAATCCAGAATGTACCGATCGATGAACTGCGATCGCACATCGGCAGGGATCTGGCTGCTGATATCGGTGCCCTGCTCAGTGGCGGCACCACCTTCGACGGTGAGAAGGTGCACGCCCGCGATATCGCGGTCATTGTTGAGAAGCACAAGGACGCCCGGACCTGTTTCCGTGCGCTCACCGCCGCGGGCATTCCCGCGGTCTACACCGGCGACTCGGACGTGTTCGATTCCGAGGCTGCCGACGATTGGCTCTGCCTCCTCGAGGCGTTCGACCAGCCGCACCGGCCCGGGCTCGTGCGAGCCGCGGCGGCGACGATGTTCTTCGGCGAGACCGCCGAAACCCTTGCCGCCGGTGGTGATGAGCTGACCGACCGGCTGGCTCAAACCCTGCGCGAATGGGCCGCTCATGCCCGGGAGCGCGGCGTCGCGGCGATCTTCGAGGCTGCCCAACTGCAGGGAATGGCCGATCGCGTGTTGTCCTGGGTCGGGGGTGAGCGGCACATGACCGACCTGGCGCACATGACGCAGATGCTGCAGGACGCTGCCCATCGCGAGCACTACACCCTGCCTGCCCTGAGGGACTGGTTGCGCCACCAGCGTGAGGAGCGCAGCGGCGCGACCGAGCGGAACCGCCGCCTGGACAGCGACGCCGCGGCCGTGCAGATCATGACGGTGTGGGCCAGCAAGGGCCTGCAGTACCCGATCGTGTACCTACCGTTTGCGTTCAATCGCAATGTCCAGGAGCGCGATCTGATCCTGTTCCACGACGAGGGCATGCGCTGCCTGCACATCGGCGGCCAGGACAGCCCGGACTACAACGCCGTCGAGCGGCTGGGGCGTAAGGAGTCCGCCAGTGACGACAGCCGGCTGACCTACGTCGCCATGACCCGGGCGCAGGCTCAGGTGGTGGCCTGGTGGGCGCCGTCGTGGGACGAGCCCAACGGCGGGCTCTCGCGGTTGTTGCGCGGCCGCCGGCCCGGGGAGTCGGCGGTGCCGGATCGTTGTGAGCCGGCCAAGATCAGCGATGACGACGCACTGGTCCGGTTGCGGGAATGGGAGGTTGCCGGAGGGCCGGTGATCGAAGGCTCTGTGGTCGCCTCGGCCGCGTCCGTGCCGCGCGCACGCCCGCCCGCTGACATCGATGAGCGGCACTTCCACCGCAGCATCGACACCACGTGGCGGCGCACGTCGTACTCGGGCCTGATCCGGTCGGCCGAGAGCGGCGGGGTGAGCAGCGAACCCGAGGTGAGCGAACTGGACGACGAGGTCGGCGACATTCCGTTGCTGGAACCGGTTGCAGGTCCAGATGTTCCGTCACCGATGGCGGATCTGCCGAGCGGCGCGAAGTTCGGCACCCTGGTGCATGCGGTGCTGGAGACCGCGGATCCGTTTGCGGCCGATCTCGCCGCCGAACTCCAGACCCAGATCGAGCGGCACTGCGTGTGGTGGCCCGTCGGCGTTCCCGCTGCGGAGTTGGCTGCGGCACTGGTGCCGCTGCACGACACCCCGTTGGGCCCACTCGCCGATGGGTTCACACTGCGCCAGATCGGATTACCGGATCGATTGCGGGAGATGGATTTCGAGTTCCCGCTGGCCGGTGGTGATCTGCGGCCGGCCGGTCGCGACATCCGGCTCGCCGATGTGGGCCAACTGTTGCGGTGGCATCTGCCGGACGATGATCCGATGGCCGCGTACACCGACCGATTGAGCAGTGGCGCGCTCGGCTCCCAGCCGTTACGCGGCTATCTCAGCGGCTCGGTCGACGCGGTGCTGCGGATTTCTGACTCGGCCGGCCAGCGCTACCTGGTGGTCGATTACAAGACGAACTGGCTCGGTGAACCGGACAAGCCACTGACGGCCGCGGACTATCAGCATGCGCGGCTGGTCGAGGCGATGCTGCATTCGGACTATCCGCTACAAGCGTTGCTGTATAGCGTTGTTCTGCATCGTTTTCTGCGCTGGCGCCAACCCGATTACGACCCGGAGCGCCACCTCGGCGGAGTGCTGTACCTGTTTGTGCGGGGGATGTGCGGGCCGGACACCCCGATCGTGGACGGCCATCCCGCGGGGGTGTTCAGCTGGCAGCCGCCGGCAGCCCTGGTGGTCGCGCTGTCGGATCTGCTCGACGGTCAGCGGGTCGCGGCATGACGGTGGATGTGGTGGACGTCGCGAACTGGCGACATGCCCAGCAGGCTAGCGGGCTGCTGCGCACCTTCAACGACGCAGACGTTATCGAGGCTGCTGATGTACTTGTGGCGCAACGGCTTACGGCGATGGCCGGCGAACCGGACGACCGGGTGGCGCTCGCGGTCGCGTTGGTGGTGCGCGCGGTGCGCGGCGGTTCGGTGTGCGTGGCGCTACCCGCCCTGCAGGATCAGATCGCGAGGCCCGATCTGCCGTGGCCCGACCCACACGAGTGGCTGGGTGCCGTGGCGGCCAGCCCGTTGCTGGACTCGCCCCCGGTCCTCCATCTCGACAGGGATCTGCTGTACCTGGACCGGTACTGGCTCGAGGAGCGGCAGGTCGCTCAGGACGTACTCGGCCTGGTCGCGGTTCGACCACGCGGGCCGGATCCGGCCGTCGACCGGCTCTTCCCAACGGGATACGAAGAGCAGCGCCGAGCCGCGGAGATCGCACTGTCGCAGGGGTTGACGGTACTCACCGGCGGCCCGGGCACCGGCAAGACCACCACGGTGGCCAGGCTGCTGGCGCTGCTCGCCGAACAGGCGGAACTCAGCGGGAAGCCGCGCCTGCGAGTCGCGCTGGCCGCACCGACCGGGAAGGCGGCCGCCCGCTTGCAGGAGGCAGTCCAGCTCGAGATCGACGGCCTCGAATCCGTTGACCGCGACCGTCTGCAGGGGCTCCGGGCGACCACTATCCACCGGCTACTCGGCAGTCGCCCGGACACGTCGTCGCGGTTCCGCCATCACCGCGGCAACCGGCTGCCGCATGACGTGATCGTCGTCGACGAAACATCGATGGTGTCGCTGACGATGATGGCCCGACTGGTCGAAGCGGTGCGCCCCCAGGCGCGCCTACTACTGGTCGGCGACCCGGACCAGCTGGCGTCGGTCGAAGCCGGGGCGGTGTTGGCCGATCTGGTCGAGGGCCTAGGCTCGTTGGGGGACACCCCGATTGCCACGCTCGTCACGTCACACCGGTTCGGGGCGTCGATCGGAAGACTGGCCTCGGCGATCCGACTCGGCGAAGCCGATCGCGCCCTCGAAGTGCTGGCATCCGGCGGCGAGCACATCGAATGGATCGACACCGACCGTCCGGTCGAGCACCTGCGGAGAATCGTTGTGCCCCATGCATTGCGGCTGCGTGAGGCCGCGATACTCGGCGACGCCCACGCGGCGCTGGCCACGCTGGAGGAGCACCGGCTGCTGTGTGCGCATCGCCACGGTCCCTATGGCGCCACCTACTGGAACCGTCAGGTCGAACGCTGGCTGACCGAGGCAACCGATATGCCGCTGTGGGAGTCCTGGTACGTCGGCCGACCAGTTCTGGCCACCGCCAACGACTACGGGGTGGGCATCTACAACGGCGATATCGGGGTTGCCGTGCTGCGGGACGGGGCCCTGCGAGCGGTGATGGCTGGCGCCGAGGGTGCGCTCGAGCTCGCGACAAGCCGGCTCGCCGATATCGAAACCATGCACGCGATGACCATCCACAAGAGTCAGGGCAGCCAGGCCGCCGAGATCACCGTGCTGCTGCCGCCAGCGGACTCCCGCCTGCTGACCCGGGAGTTGTTGTATACCGCGATCACCCGGGCCAGGACCAAGGTGCGGGTGATCGGCTCGGCCGAGCAGTTGCGCGCCGCAGTGGCGCGCAGGGCGGTACGGGCCAGTGGGCTGAGCCGGCGGCTGCGCGACGAGTCGGTGTGAGCACGCCCACATTTGGTTCTTTGAAGGCTGTAAGAACTGGTTGCCAATATCTCGGCATGAACTCACCTCGTTCGGGATTCCGCCGGGCCGCCGTGGCTTCGTGGGCGCTGTCGAGCATCGGAGTTGCCGGTGTGGCTGGCGCGTCCGCCCTCGCGTACGCCGACACCGTTAGGCCGGCCCCGGTGGAAGTCCCCGCCGTCGAATCCGTGGCAGTCGATCCGGGTGCCAGCCCTGCGGTGGACGGCCCTGCAGTGCCTGAGGTGGTCTCGCCGACGGACGCGCCGCCACCTCCGCCACCTCCGCCGCCGGCGGCGGCTGAGCCGGCACCGACGGAAAACCGGGCGCCCGTCAGCCAGGCGCCGGTTGAGACCTACACGCCTCGGACCACGCCTGAGCCGCAGTACACGCCTAAGACCGCCGTGCAGCAGGCCCCCGCGCAGCAGACACAGGCACCCGCGTCCCAGCCCGCCTTCCCGATCCGGACCAGCCACACGCCGTCCGTGGGAAGCAGTTCTCCCGCCTACGTCCCACACGTCACTCGCGCCCGCGGCTCATGACCAGCGAGGCGCTCTGGGCCCTGGGCCGGGGTACGGGCATCACGGCGCTCGGCTTCCTGACTGTCTCGCTGGCGTTGGGGATCGCCACCCGGTCGGGCCGCCCATTGTTCGTGCTGCCGAGGTTCGCTGTCGCCGATGTCCACCGGTTCGCCGCGCTGGCCGGAACCCTGTTGGTGATGTTGCACGTGGGGCTGCTGTTTTTCGACCCGTACGCCCAGCTGAGAATCGTCGACTTCGTGGTGCCGTTCATCGGCGCGTACCGACCGCTGTGGCAAGGCCTGGGCACGCTTGCCTTTGACGTGCTCTTGGTGGTGATCGCCACCAGCCTGCTGCGTCAGCGCATCGGGCTTCGGATCTTCCGCGCGGTGCACTGGGCGACGTACGCGCTATGGCCGATCGCCCTGGGCCATGCGCTGGGGAACGGAACCGACACCGATCGCGTGTGGTTCCTGGCCTTCGCCGGGTGTTGCGCGCTGATCGTGGCGGTCGTCCTGGTGTGGCGGCTTCGAGCCAACTACACCGAGTATGCCGACGCGCAGGCCGGACGCTCATGACCACGGCGCCGCAACTTCCCCGTCTGCTCGCCGCGCCGGGACCCGGTCTGGCCGAACACCATCTGCAGTTCGGCCCGCTGCCCGATGCCGTTGGCCGGGACTTGATCCCGTTACTCAAGGAGGCCGACCTGTCGGGGCGCGGCGGCGCGGGCTTCCCGACCGCGCGCAAGATCGCCGCGGTCACCGGACCCAAGCCGGTGGTGGTGGGTAACGGCGCCGAAGGCGAGCCGTTGAGCCGCAAGGATGCAATCCTGCTGACCCAGGCGCCGCATCTGGTCCTTGACGGTCTGGACGCCGCCGCGGCAGCAGTCGAGGCGGACGAGGTCTACCTGTACGTGCACTCGGCCGCCGTGCCGGCGGTGACACGCGCGCTCGACGAGCGCCGCGCCGCCGGACTCGATCGGTACAGGGTCGCCGTGGTCGAGGCTCCCGACAGGTTCGTCGCGGGGGAGGAGTCCGCGGCTATCCGGCGGATCGAAGGCGGCCCCGCGCTGCCGCGCGACCGCACCGTCATGACCGCGATCGCGGGGGTTCGCGGCCGGCCGACCCTGGTGAACAACGTTGAAACACTGGCTCATATCGCGCTGATAGCCCGGTTCGGGTCGCGCTGGTTCCGGTCGGTGGGCGATCAGGCCGACCCCGGCAGCATGCTGATCACGTTATCCGGTGCGCTGAACAACACCGGCGTGACGGAGGTTCCGACCGGTGTCCTCCTCAGGAGCGTGATCGAACGCAACGGCGGCACCGACCTTCGCACTGTGCGCGCGGTTCTCGTCGGTGGTTATCACGGCAGCTGGATTCCCGCGAAAGCCTTCGAGGACAGCGGATTATCGCGGGCCGGTTTGAAGGCACTGGGTGCGAGTCCGGGTGCCGGGGTCATTCACGCTCTCGGCGTGGGGGAGTGCGGGCTCGCGCGCACGGCGGAGATCGCCACCTATCTCGCCGAGCAGAGCGCCCGCCAATGCGGACCGTGCCGCAATGGCCTGCCTCGGCTGGAGCAGCTGCTCAGCGAGCTTGCCTACAGCCGGGTCAACGATTTTCTGGTGAAGGAGATACGCCGGGTCGTGCGTATGGTCGACGGCCGAGGATCGTGTCGACATCCGGATGGGACGGCCCGCATGGTCCGCAGCGCTCTCGGCGCATTTGCCAACGACATCGAGCACCATCGCCACCGCAGCTGCGAAGCCACCACGGTCTCGCAGTCGGTCTAGCGTGCTGGCCCATAAACCCGAACGTGACACCAGGGTCACGCCCGACGCCGAACGTGACTGTGGTGTCACGCTCGCGGCGAGAGATCAGCGCGCCGAGGGGTCGGCGGTGGCCTCGATGTTGGCGACCAGACCGTCGCGGATGGTAAGCACGACGACGGCGAACAGGCGCCGATGGCTGAAGGCGAGTGCGACGGGTCGCCCAACCGGACCGCTGACGAGTGTGGCGCCGGTGAGGTAGCGCAACAGGTTGGTGCCCACGGCCACTCGCCCGTGGTTCACCTGCGGCGGCGGTGCGGGTTCGGCCAGGATCGTGCCGACTCCCCACACGTCGGGAGCCAGCACTTCGGTCAACGCCGCCAGATCGCCGCTGGCGCAGGCCGCGATGAATCGCTCGGTGACCAAATGATGTTCGGCGTCGTCGACGACGGCGGTGACCGGTGTGGCTGCCTGGATCTTGATGCGTGCGCGGCGCGCGAGCTGACGGCATGTCGCGGTCGGTCGGCCGACGGTGTCGGCGATGTCGTCGAACGGCACCCGAAACACGTCGTGCAGCACGAACGCGACCCGTTCGGGGGCGGTGAGTCTGCCCAATACCTCGAACAGTGCATCGTGCACCTCGTCATCGAGGGTGACCCGCTCGCCGGGATCGGGCATCGCGCTGTGATTCAGCGGCTCCGCACGGTCCATCAGGTCGGGTTCGGCGGTGCTCACCCGTCGGTGCCGGGCTGAGCGGACGTGATCGAGGCACAGTCGGCTGCTGACGACCGTCAGCCAGCCCCGCGCGTCGTCGATCTCCGTGACATCGGTGAGAGAAAGCCGCAGAAAGGCTTCCTGCACAATGTCTTCCGCGTCGCCGATATCGCCGACCATCTGGTAGGCGAGGTTGATCAGATACGGGCGGTGGGCAGCCAGCAGGCCGGCGATCGGATCGCTCATGTCATAAACGACGAATCGGCATGGCAAAAAGTTACCGCTGTCACGTTGTAGGGCGCTATCCCGTCCTTGCTCGTAGCCGACAGAAAGGGACTCGAGATGACCCCGGAGATGACCGTTGTGATAACCGGAGCGACCGGCAATGTGGGCCGGCCGCTCGTCGAACAGCTGGTGAAGGCCGGCGCCCATGTTCGCGCGGTGACCCGGCGCCCAGGTCAGGCCGGCCTACCGCCCGGCGTCGAGCAAGTGCCCGACCCCACCGCGGCGTTGGTCGGTGCCTCGGCGGTGTTCCTGAATTCCCGCGCCTTGGGACCCGAGCTGGCACAGGTCGCGTCGGCGCTGGCGCGTCACGGCGTCGCGAAGGTGGTGGCATTGTCGGCAATCAACGCTGACGATGACGACAGCCGTCAGCCGTCGCGCTACCGCGGTGACCGCAACCGGGAGTGCGAGCAGCTTGCCGTCGCATCGGGCGTGCCGTGGGTGAGCCTGCGGCCGTCGGTGTTCGCATCGAATTTCCCCGGGATGTGGGGGGCGCAGATACGCGCTGGCGATGTCGTTGCCGGGCCGTACGCCGAGGCATCGACAGCGCCGATCGCCGAAGCGGACATCGCCGCCGTCGCGGCGCACGCCCTGCTAACCGACGACCTTGTGGCGCAGCGAGTTCCGATGACCGGACCGCAATCGCTGACCAACACCGAGCTCGCCGCGATCATCGGGGAGGCCCTGAATCGTCCGCTGCGTTACCAGGAGGTCCCGGCCGAACTGGTGCGGGAACGCTTCATCGGCAACGGATTTCCCTCGGCATTCGCCGACGCTTATGTCGCGATGCAGTCGGCCACATTGGCGTCGCCTGCCTTGGTCACCCACGACGTCGAGAAGATCCTCGACCGTCCCGCCACCACGTTCGCCCGCTGGGTGGCCGAGCACACCGCACTGTTCACCGAGGAGAAGTGATGACCGATCCACGCCCGCCCCGCTGGCTCAAGCCGATGAACCGCCTGATGATGGCGGTCCAGAAGCTGGGGCTACCCACCGGACCCGCCTACGTGCTGACCGTGCCCGGCCGCAAATCCGGCACGCCGCGCCACACCCCGATGACGCCCTTTGAATACGACGGCGGGCTGTATACCGTCGCGGGATACCCGGGCGCCGACTGGGCCCGCAACGCGCGGGCTGCCGGCGCGGGAACGTTGAGCCGTGGCAGGCGTTCTCGGCCCGTCACGATCGTCGAACTCGGTGCCGAAGAAGCCAGGCCGGTGTTGCGTGCGTTCCCCGGATCGGTGCCCGTCGGGGTTGCGTTCGCCAAACGGTCGGGTCTGGTGCAGCAGGGCACGCCCGACGAATTCGAAGCGCTGGCAGGCAGACTCGCCGTATTCCGCTTCGATCCGCCGCGAGTGTGACGCCCGAGTCACGCGCGGCGCCGAACGTGACTCTGGAAAGACGTTCGGCGACGACGGGTTAGCGCACGAGCCGGCGCAATAGCGCTGACGCGGCGGCGACGCCGAGCACCGCGGATCCCGCCAGCACACCCAGGTCCAGCCACGGATGTGCCGACGGGATGCCCACCAGCAGCAGCCGCAGCGAATCCACCTCGTAGCTCAGCGGATTCACCCGGGACAGCCAACGCAGCCACTCCGGCATCACCGATACCGGGTACAGCGCGTTGGAGGCGAAAAACAGTGGCATCGTGATCGCCTGCCCGATCCCCATCAACCGGTCCCGGTTACGCACCAGCCCAGCCAGCGCCATCGACAGGCACGCGAAGAACGCTGACCCGAGCATCACCACACCCATCGCGGCGAGGATCCGTAACGGGTTGTACGTCATGTGGATGCCCATGATGTAGGCCAGCACGAGAACGCCGACCACCTGCGCTACCGAACGCACACCTGCGGCAAACGCCTTGCCCGTCACCAACGCCGACGCCGGAGCCGGGGTCACCATGAGCTTGGCCAGGATGCCGGCGTCGCGGTCCCAGACGATCTGGATGCCGTAGAAGATCGAGATGAACAGCGCCGACTGGGCGATGATGCCCGGGGCCAGGAACGCCAGATAGGGTACCGACCCGGTGTCGATGACGTGTAGCCGGTTGAACGTCGTGCCGAAGATCAACAGCCACAACGCCGGTTGCACCATGCGGGTGAACAGCTCGGTGCGGTCGTGGCGCAGCTTCTGGATCTCGACCCACGCGAATGTTTCCATCCGGCCGGCCAGGCTGGGCACTCGCCGCCAGCCGCGCGGCGCGCGGATCAAGCGGGGTGTGGTGGCGGACTCAACCGGCATTACGCGCCGCCTTCCGGCCGGCCCGCACGCCGCGCAGGCCCGCGTGGTCGGCGGTTTCGTCGAGCCCGGAACCGGCGTAATGCCGGAAGACGTCTTCCAGGCTCGCCTCGGGACCGACCTTGGTCTTGAGCTCGGCCGGGGTGCCGACCGCCCGCAGCCGGCCGTGGTGCATCAGCGCGACCCGGTCGCACAGCACGTCGGCTTCCTCCATGTAGTGCGTGGTGAGCAGCACGGTCATGCCGAACTCCTGCTGCATACTCTCGACTTGCGACCAAACACTTTCGCGGGCAATGGGATCCAGGCCTACCGTCGGCTCATCGAGAATCAGCAGCGACGGCTGGTTGACCAGCGCCTGGGCCAGCTCCAGGCGGCGCACCATGCCGCCGGAATAGGTGCCCGCCAACTTGTCGGCGACGTCAAGCAGTTGCATCGCCTCCAGCGCCTCGGCAACCCGCTGCTTGCGCACCGAGCGCGGCACGTCGTAAAGCCGGGCAAACCACTCGACGTTCTGCCGGCCGGTCAGCGCTTGCTCGATCGAAAGTTGTTGGGGCACATAGCCGAGGTTGTACCGGATGTCCATGGTGTCGTGCCGGGCGTCGAGCCCGAAGATACGCACCTGCCCATGCTGGATGGGCGCCAGCGTCGTCAGCAGCCGCACTACGGTGGTCTTGCCTGCGCCGTTCGGGCCCAGCAGCCCAAGGGTTTCGCCGGTGTGTACCTGCAGCGTCAGATCGTCCACGGCGGTGAAGTCGCCGTAGCGGTGGGTGAGGTTCTGGCAGTCGATCGCCGGCGTGGTCATGGCCGCTTCTCCCTCAGCTTGGTGGTGATGTCGGCGAGCACCCGGATCCCTTCGGCCAGCGCCTCGGCCTCGCGGTCGTCGAGTTCATCGAGCGCCTCGGCCAGTGCCGCGCGGCGCGCGGCCCGGGATTCGTCGGCGATCCTCTGGGCCGGAGCGGTGAGCTCGAGGCGCCCCACCCGGCGATCACCGGGGTCCGGCGTACGTACCAGCAGTCCGTCGCCCGACAGCTTGGACACCAACGTGGAGGCGGTATTGGCGGCCAGCCCGAGTTCGGCGGCGGCCGCGCTCACCGAGATGCCCGGCTGTCGGGCGACCAGCCGCAACAGTTCGGCCTGTGACTCGGTCAGCCCGGCCGTGACGAACGACGCGCCCGCGGTTCTGCGGATGGTGCGACGGAATCGGCCGACGGTGCCGAACAGCTCGACGACGAGATCGGTCCGGATATCCACCCCGTCAGATTAGCTCTGTTTCAGAGCTAAGTCTTCTCGATCTGATGTTGTCGCACGTCGGTCAGGACGCCGGGCCGAGTCACGGCGGTCATGTACGTGCAGAACGGCTGACGGCGCCGGTCGGTCGGCGAGCCCGGGTTGAGCAGCCGCAGCCCGGTCCGCGCGGTGGTGTCCCACGGGATGTGACTGTGGCCGAACACCAACACGTCGGTGTCGGGATAGCGCTGCGCCATCCTGGCTTCGCGGCCAGACGCCGCGCCGGTTTCGTGGACAACGGTGAAGCGCAGGCCGTCCAGTGTCACGTCGGCGCACTCGGGCAGTCGGGACCGCAATTCCGGGCCGTCGTTGTTGCCCCAGCAGGCGACCAGGCGCTTGGCTCGGACCGAGAGCTTGTCGAGCAGACTCTCGTCGACCCAGTCGCCGGCGTGGATGACGACATCGGCGCGCTCGACTTCGTGCCATACGGGTTCGGGCAGGTCGCGGGCGCGCTTGGGGATGTGAGTGTCGGCTATCAGCAGCAGACGCATCCGCCGATTCTCTCACTGACCTCCGCGCTCGCTGCGGGCCTCGGCGCCGGTCTCGCCGACGTCGATCGCGTCATCCGAGCCCGAGGCGCCGACGTAACTGCCGCTTTCGTCGTCTTCGCCGTGCTTGCCGGCGCGCGATGAGGCGACGTGCGGATCGTCCTGGACGTCCTCTTCGCTCTTGCCGTCCGTAGGGTTCGTCATGCAGGCCGGGCTACCCGGTGACCGAGGCGGCAAACCCCGCGCCCGAGCGTTGGTTGAGCGCTCACGCCGCATAGTTCAGCTGATTGCCGAACGGGAGCGCTCGATGAATGTGCTCAGCGCCCTACGCTGGGCGTGATGAACCGCAACGATGTCGAGAAGAGCTGGCACGATCCGGCGGCCTTGCGCGCGGCGGTGATCTACGTCGTCTCCGTGGTCGTGGTGGCCGGCGCGGCATTCGCGGTGACCGTGATCTGGCATTCGCTGATCGCCGGCATCTTGGTGCCGGTGACTCTGTTCCTCGGCGGGATCGGGGCGTTCATTCAGACTTACCGCGTCTGGCGGGTGCGCGGAACGTGGCCGATCTGGCAGGGCGCGGGCTGGATCCTGCTGGGTCTGTTCCTGTTCTGCCTGGGTGTGCC
This window contains:
- a CDS encoding metallophosphoesterase family protein gives rise to the protein MRLLLIADTHIPKRARDLPEPVWHEVERADVVIHAGDWVDESLLDKLSVRAKRLVACWGNNDGPELRSRLPECADVTLDGLRFTVVHETGAASGREARMAQRYPDTDVLVFGHSHIPWDTTARTGLRLLNPGSPTDRRRQPFCTYMTAVTRPGVLTDVRQHQIEKT